Proteins from a genomic interval of Nasonia vitripennis strain AsymCx chromosome 3, Nvit_psr_1.1, whole genome shotgun sequence:
- the LOC100116776 gene encoding DNA-directed RNA polymerase II subunit RPB1, with translation MATSDSKAMIRTVKRVQFGILSPDEIRRMSVTEGGIRFAETMEGGRPKLGGLMDPRQGVIDRNSRCQTCAGNMTECPGHFGHIDLAKPVFHCGFITKTIKILRCVCFYCSKMLVSPHNPKIKEIIMKTKGQPRKRLTFVYDLCKSKNICEGGDEMDITKEGQEQDPNKKPGHGGCGRYQPNLRRSGLDVTAEWKHVNEDSQEKKIALTAERAWEILKHITDEESFILGMDPKFARPDWMIVTVLPVPPLAVRPAVVMYGSAKNQDDLTHKLSDIIKSNNELLRNEQAGAATHVISENIKMLQFHVATLVDNDMPGMPKAMQKSGKPLKAIKARLKGKEGRIRGNLMGKRVDFSARTVITPDPNLRIDQVGVPRSIAQNLTFPEIVTPFNIDKMQELVRRGNTRYPGAKYIVRDNGDRIDLRFHPKPSDLHLQCGYKVERHIRDGDLVIFNRQPTLHKMSMMGHRVKVLPWSTFRMNLSCTSPYNADFDGDEMNLHVPQSMETRAEVENIHVTPRQIITPQANKPVMGIVQDTLTAVRKMTKRDVFIEKEQMMNILMFLPSWDGKMPQPCILKPKPLWTGKQIFSLIIPGNVNMIRTHSTHPDEEDDGPYKWISPGDTKVMVEHGELIMGILCKKTLGTSAGSLLHICMLELGHEVCGRFYGNIQTVINNWLLLEGHSIGIGDTIADPQTYMEIQSSIRKAKEDVIEVITKAHNMELEPTPGNTLRQTFENQVNRILNDARDKTGGSAKKSLTEYNNLKAMVVSGSKGSNINISQVIACVGQQNVEGKRIPFGFRKRTLPHFIKDDYGPESRGFVENSYLAGLTPSEFYFHAMGGREGLIDTAVKTAETGYIQRRLIKAMESVMVHYDGTVRNSVGQLIQLRYGEDGLCGETVEFQNLPTIKLSNKAFEKKFKFDPSNERYLRRIFNEDIVREMMGSGEVISELEREWEQLNKDRTALREIFPSGESKVVLPCNLQRMIWNVQKIFHINKRAPTDLSPMRVIKGVKDLLERCIIVAGEDRLSKQANENATLLFQCLVRSTLCTKCVSEEFRLSSEAFEWLIGEIETRFQQAQCSPGEMVGALAAQSLGEPATQMTLNTFHFAGVSSKNVTLGVPRLKEIINISKKPKAPSLTVFLTGAAARDAEKAKNVLCRLEHTTLKKVTANTAIYYDPDPQNTVISEDQEFVNVYYEMPDFDPTKISPWLLRIELDRKRMTDKKLTMEQIAEKINAGFGDDLNCIFNDDNAEKLVLRIRIMNSEDNKFTDTQEVEESVDKMEDDMFLRCIEANMLSDMTLQGIEAIGKVYMHLPQTDAKKRIVITETGEFKAIAEWLLETDGTSLMKVLSERDVDPVRTFSNDICEIFQVLGIEAVRKSVEKEMNAVLQFYGLYVNYRHLALLCDVMTAKGHLMAITRHGINRQDTGALMRCSFEETVDVLLDAASHAEVDPMRGVSENIIMGQLPRIGTGCFDLLLDAEKCKQGIEIPMAVGANIMGGTGMFFGNAVTPSMSPQMTPWLGVGATPGYGAAGMSPSLGSGMTPGGPCFSPSGQSDASGMSPAYSAYSPQPGSPGSPGPSMSPYPMSPAGGASPSYSPTSPAYLPTSPSMTPSSPNYSPTSPTYSPTSPNYSPTSPSYSPTSPSYSPTSPSYSPTSPSYSPTSPSYSPTSPSYSPTSPSYSPTSPSYSPTSPSYSPTSPSYSPTSPSYSPTSPSYSPTSPSYSPTSPSYSPTSPSYSPTSPSYSPTSPSYTPASPSYSPTSPSYSPSSPQYSPASPSYSPSSPKYSPTSPSYSPTSPSFAGTSPQYTPVSPTYSPTSPTYSPTSPSYSPSSPQHSGGSTKYSPSSPNYSPTSPTYSPTSTKYSPTSPTYSPTSHSYSPTSPSYSPTSPAYSPQVPGYSPTSPTYSAASPTYETDDN, from the exons ATGGCCACGTCGGACTCGAAGGCGATGATAAGGACAGTGAAGAGGGTCCAGTTTGGCATCCTCTCACCCGATGAAATT CGCCGTATGTCAGTTACGGAGGGGGGCATCCGTTTTGCCGAAACTATGGAAGGTGGACGCCCCAAGCTTGGTGGTCTTATGGACCCCAGGCAGGGTGTCATCGACAGAAACTCTAGATGTCAGACCTGTGCTGGAAATATGACCGAATGTCCTGGACATTTTGGTCACATTGATTTGGCAAAACCAGTGTTTCACTGTGGTTTCATCACAAAAACTATTAAGATACTTCGATGCGTTTGTTTCTACTGTTCAAAGATGTTAGTCAGTCCT cACAATCCAAAAATCAAGGAAATTATCATGAAAACCAAAGGTCAACCCCGTAAGCGTCTGACCTTTGTCTATGATCTTTGCAAAAGCAAGAATATTTGCGAGGGTGGTGACGAGATGGACATAACCAAAGAAGGTCAGGAGCAAGACCCGAACAAAAAACCTGGTCACGGTGGTTGCGGTCGTTACCAACCCAATCTCCGAAGATCCGGACTCGACGTTACCGCCGAATGGAAACACGTCAATGAGGATTCCCAGGAGAAGAAAATTGCTCTGACAGCTGAAAGAGCATGGGAGATCCTCAAACACATCACAGACGAGGAATCATTCATCCTCGGCATGGACCCAAAATTCGCGCGACCCGACTGGATGATCGTCACTGTGCTCCCGGTTCCGCCTCTTGCGGTGCGACCAGCTGTCGTCATGTACGGCTCAGCCAAGAATCAGGACGATTTGACTCACAAACTCTCCGATATCATTAAATCTAACAACGAGCTGCTGAGGAACGAACAAGCTGGAGCAGCAACACACGTCATCTCCGAGAACATAAAGATGCTGCAGTTCCACGTGGCTACGCTCGTCGACAACGATATGCCGGGCATGCCCAAAGCCATGCAGAAGTCCGGCAAGCCTCTCAAGGCCATTAAAGCCCGTCTAAAGGGTAAGGAAGGCCGTATTCGAGGTAACCTTATGGGTAAGCGTGTCGACTTCTCGGCACGTACCGTCATTACACCCGACCCGAATCTGCGAATCGATCAAGTCGGTGTACCCAGAAGTATCGCACAGAATCTTACCTTTCCCGAAATCGTCACGCCTTTCAACATTGACAAAATGCAAGAGCTTGTGCGCAGAGGTAATACGCGCTACCCTGGAGCTAAGTACATCGTCCGTGACAACGGAGACAGAATCGATTTGAGATTCCATCCCAAACCTTCTGATCTGCATCTACAATGCGGTTACAAAGTAGAGAGACACATTCGAGACGGCGATCTGGTCATTTTCAATCGACAACCTACTCTCCACAAAATGAGTATGATGGGTCACAGGGTCAAGGTACTACCCTGGAGTACCTTCCGTATGAACCTCAGTTGTACCTCGCCGTACAACGCTGATTTTGACGGTGACGAAATGAATCTGCACGTACCTCAGTCTATGGAGACTCGCGCCGAAGTCGAAAACATCCACGTCACTCCTAGACAGATCATCACACCTCAGGCTAACAAACCAGTCATGG GTATTGTACAGGACACACTGACTGCCGTCAGAAAGATGACAAAGAGGGATGTTTTCATCGAGAAAGAACAAATGATGAACATCCTTATGTTCTTGCCGAGTTGGGACGGAAAAATGCCGCAACCTTGTATTCTGAAACCTAAGCCATTGTGGACAGGAAAACAGATATTCTCACTCATCATTCCCGGCAACGTGAACATGATCCGAACCCACAGCACGCATCCAGACGAGGAGGACGACGGTCCGTACAAGTGGATCTCACCCGGAGACACGAAGGTCATGGTAGAGCACGGAGAACTAATCATGGGTATTCTGTGTAAGAAGACGCTTGGTACCTCGGCCGGTTCTCTGCTGCATATTTGTATGCTAGAGTTAGGCCACGAAGTCTGTGGTAGATTCTACGGTAATATTCAGACCGTGATTAACAACTGGCTGCTGTTGGAGGGTCACTCGATCGGTATTGGTGACACTATTGCCGATCCTCAGACTTACATGGAAATTCAGAGTTCTATCAGGAAAGCCAAAGAGGATGTCATTGAAGTCATCACTAAAGCTCACAACATGGAGCTCGAGCCGACGCCCGGTAACACGCTGAGGCAGACTTTCGAGAATCAAGTGAACAGGATCCTTAACGATGCTCGTGACAAAACTGGTGGCTCTGCTAAGAAATCGTTGACTGAGTACAACAATCTAAAGGCTATGGTCGTTTCAG GTTCAAAGGGATCCAATATTAACATCTCTCAGGTTATTGCTTGTGTAGGACAGCAGAACGTAGAAGGTAAACGTATTCCCTTCGGCTTCCGAAAGCGCACTCTACCACATTTCATCAAGGACGATTACGGTCCTGAGTCTAGAGGCTTCGTCGAAAATTCGTACCTTGCCGGTTTGACTCCGTCAGAGTTCTACTTCCACGCTATGGGAGGTCGTGAGGGTCTTATCGATACTGCTGTCAAAACTGCCGAAACTGGTTACATTCAGCGTCGTTTGATAAAGGCTATGGAGTCTGTAATGGTGCACTACGACGGCACCGTAAGAAACTCAGTCGGCCAGCTCATTCAGTTGCGTTACGGTGAGGACGGCCTTTGTGGAGAAACCGTAGAGTTCCAGAATCTACCGACCATTAAGCTCAGCAACAAGGCATTCGAGAAGAAATTCAAGTTCGACCCTAGCAACGAAAGGTACCTAAGGAGAATTTTCAACGAAGATATTGTTCGTGAAATGATGGGCTCTGGAGAGGTCATATCCGAATtag AACGAGAATGGGAGCAATTGAACAAGGACCGAACAGCTCTGCGAGAAATCTTTCCCAGTGGCGAATCGAAAGTCGTATTACCTTGCAATTTGCAGCGTATGATCTGGAACGTGCAGAAGATTTTCCATATTAACAAGCGAGCGCCTACCGACTTGAGCCCTATGCGAGTAATTAAAGGAGTAAAAGATCTGCTAGAAAGATGTATCATCGTAGCTGGCGAGGATCGTCTGAGTAAACAGGCCAACGAGAACGCTACACTGCTATTCCAGTGTCTCGTGCGTTCCACGCTCTGCACAAAATGCGTGTCCGAAGAATTCCGTCTCTCCAGCGAGGCCTTCGAGTGGCTGATAGGAGAAATCGAGACAAGGTTCCAGCAGGCACAGTGTTCGCCTGGTGAGATGGTAGGTGCCCTGGCTGCCCAGTCTCTTGGAGAGCCCGCCACTCAGATGACACTGAACACCTTCCATTTCGCCGGTGTGTCGTCGAAGAACGTAACACTTGGTGTACCCAGATTGAAGGAAATTATTAACATCAGTAAGAAGCCTAAGGCTCCCTCTCTAACGGTCTTCCTTACCGGAGCCGCGGCCAGGGATGCTGAGAAAGCTAAGAACGTTTTGTGTCGACTCGAGCACACGACTTTAAAGAAAGTCACGGCCAACACTGCAATCTATTACGATCCGGATCCACAGAACACCGTCATCTCGGAAGATCAGGAGTTCGTAAATGTCTACTACGAAATGCCGGACTTCGATCCTACTAAGATCTCGCCTTGGCTGTTGCGTATCGAGCTGGATCGTAAGAGGATGACAGACAAAAAATTGACTATGGAACAGATCGCCGAAAAGATCAACGCTGGTTTTGGTGACGACTTGAACTGCATCTTCAACGACGACAACGCCGAGAAACTCGTGTTACGTATCCGTATCATGAACAGCGAGGATAACAAGTTCACGGATACCCAGGAGGTCGAGGAAAGCGTCGACAAGATGGAGGATGATATGTTCCTTAGGTGTATCGAAGCTAACATGCTCAGTGACATGACCCTGCAGGGTATAGAGGCCATTGGCAAAGTGTACATGCACTTGCCACAGACAGACGCTAAGAAAAGGATCGTTATCACGGAGACGGGCGAGTTTAAGGCCATTGCCGAGTGGTTGCTGGAAACTGACGGTACGAGCTTGATGAAAGTACTCAGTGAGCGAGACGTAGATCCGGTGAGGACCTTCTCTAACGACATTTGCGAGATCTTCCAAGTACTGGGTATCGAGGCTGTGCGAAAGTCCGTCGAAAAAGAAATGAACGCTGTGTTGCAGTTCTACGGTCTTTACGTAAACTACCGACATTTGGCTTTGCTTTGTGACGTTATGACAGCCAAGGGTCATCTTATGGCCATCACGCGTCACGGTATCAACAGGCAAGATACTGGAGCTCTTATGAGATGTTCGTTCGAGGAAACCGTCGACGTGTTGTTGGACGCAGCTTCTCATGCCGAGGTCGATCCTATGAGAGGTGTATCTGAGAATATTATCATGGGACAACTACCGCGCATTGGCACTGGATGCTTCGATCTGTTACTCGATGCAGAAAAGTGCAAACAAGGTATCGAGATCCCTATGGCCGTTGGCGCGAACATTATGGGAGGAACGGGAATGTTCTTTGGAAACGCTGTCACGCCAAGCATGAGTCCTCAGATGACACCCTGGCTGGGCGTCGGAGCTACACCAGGTTATGGAGCTGCAGGCATGTCTCCAAGTCTCGGCAGCGGCATGACACCCGGAGGACCTTGCTTCTCGCCGTCCGGTCAGTCCGATGCTTCTGGTATGTCGCCAGCGTACTCCGCCTACTCACCGCAACCTGGAAGCCCAGGAAGCCCGGGACCAAGCATGAGTCCATATCCAATGTCACCGGCTGGCGGAGCTTCGCCGAGCTATTCACCAACGTCACCAGCTTACTTACCGACATCTCCGAGCATGACACCGTCGAGTCCAAATTATTCGCCGACGAGTCCTACTTACTCACCAACCAGTCCAAATTACTCTCCGACGAGCCCCAGCTATTCACCGACCAGCCCAAGCTACTCGCCGACGAGTCCAAGCTATTCTCCAACGAGTCCAAGCTACTCTCCGACAAGCCCCAGCTATTCACCCACAAGTCCGAGCTACTCGCCGACCAGTCCAAGCTACTCACCGACGAGTCCAAGCTACTCGCCGACGAGTCCCAGCTATTCTCCTACCAGTCCAAGCTACTCTCCGACCAGTCCCAGCTATTCACCAACGAGCCCAAGCTACTCGCCTACCAGTCCGAGTTACTCACCGACGAGTCCAAGCTATTCGCCCACAAGTCCCAGCTATTCTCCTACCAGTCCCAGCTATTCACCAACCAGCCCAAGCTATACGCCAGCATCGCCATCTTACTCGCCTACCTCGCCCTCTTATTCCCCCTCATCGCCGCAGTACTCACCGGCCTCGCCGAGCTATTCGCCCTCGTCGCCCAAGTACTCGCCGACCAGTCCCAGCTACTCGCCTacctcgccctcgttcgccggCACCTCACCTCAGTACACGCCAGTCAGTCCGACGTACTCGCCCACCAGTCCTACTTACTCTCCGACCAGTCCAAGCTACTCTCCCAGCTCACCACAGCATAGCGGCGGAAGTACCAAGTACTCTCCCAGCAGTCCCAACTACTCGCCGACGAGCCCGACATACTCGCCGACCAGTACGAAGTACTCCCCTACGAGTCCGACTTACTCGCCGACGAGCCACAGTTACTCACCAACGAGTCCAAGCTACTCGCCTACGAGTCCGGCTTACTCTCCACAGGTTCCAGGCTATTCGCCGACGAGTCCGACATACTCGGCAGCCTCGCCTACCTACGAGACAGACGACAACTGA
- the LOC100116807 gene encoding amino acid transporter AVT1C isoform X1, whose protein sequence is MREDIPLLLSRKDSGLSLLFATLCVVDIFGVFPIIALPRAIVQCGWLGIPLVFVVFGFQIYTASLLGKSWNIANVVDPSISRKNRYPLAAVTELTLGRRASKWVAILLDLTVFAGGVPNLLVASYNLQLFGLKVSQMQFNLSFCYWLLVVGVLLCPVMWLGSPRDMKWVVTISVCAVSATAVLIWWSIVHDQEPMNYSPVPTSPSWDTFISGYGMLAFQFDVHPTIMTVQVDMKKPKDINKAVIFSFMISGTLFAVTAGLAVWRYGGNTSTNILQVMPPGIMVQTAILISAVQLCLSSAIGHSALFQHLEDQLRVDSSFSWKRCATRSAIVFLGVALGESVPRFDIVMSLIGGTLVGPLVFVLPPLMYSKARALCSASLRRTSAPEYLCSGPERRAGLAARELFADPRVHSRSTHFGFRYGDEDKNDGYYFTYYEDEDQVEVNPYTESVECVFNDDSGARKKQSDDLELSRSGSLPVMADASRPSVRPPRRQEALQNPNANRPRNFCTKQRIIDWFGYCVAFTGILITVSSTYINIRNTIRYVQFIPPCIVNATANIPELG, encoded by the exons ATGCGCGAAGACATCCCGCTGCTGTTGTCGCGAAAGGACTCGGGCCTCTCGCTACTCTTCGCTACCCTCTGCGTAGTCGATATTTTCGGTGTCTTTCCGATCATCGCCCTGCCAAGGGCCATCGTTCAGTGCG GTTGGCTTGGAATACCGCTGGTGTTCGTAGTTTTCGGTTTTCAAATCTACACCGCATCGCTGCTGGGTAAATCATGGAACATCGCGAACGTCGTAGATCCGTCGATTTCTCGAAAAAATCG CTATCCACTGGCCGCCGTAACCGAACTGACTTTAGGCCGACGGGCAAGTAAATGGGTTGCGATATTACTAGACTTGACTGTCTTCGCGGGCGGTGTACCGAACTTATTGGTAG CGTCGTATAATTTGCAACTCTTCGGCCTGAAAGTATCGCAGATGCAATTCAATCTCTCCTTCTGCTACTGGCTGCTGGTGGTCGGGGTTCTGTTATGCCCAGTCATGTGGCTCGGAAGTCCACGAGACATGAA GTGGGTAGTGACGATTTCTGTCTGCGCTGTCTCCGCTACTGCTGTGCTCATTTGGTGGTCCATCGTACACGACCAAGAGCCGATGAATTACTCGCCGGTTCCGACCTCACCGTCGTGGGACACCTTCATTTCTGG GTACGGCATGTTGGCGTTCCAATTCGACGTTCACCCAACCATCATGACGGTTCAAGTGGACATGAAGAAGCCCAAAGACATCAATAAGGCCGTCATTTTCTCCTTCATGA TCAGCGGCACACTGTTCGCGGTGACGGCAGGCTTAGCCGTCTGGCGATACGGCGGCAATACGAGCACCAACATTCTCCAGGTGATGCCTCCGGGTATTATGGTCCAGACGGCCATCCTCATATCTGCGGTGCAGCTCTGCTTGTCCAGTGCCATCGGACACTCGGCGCTTTTCCAGCATCTCGAAGATCAGCTTCGAGTTGACTCTT CGTTCTCCTGGAAGCGATGCGCCACGCGTTCGGCAATCGTGTTTTTGGGGGTAGCATTGGGCGAGTCAGTGCCGCGTTTCGACATCGTAATGTCGCTTATCGGCGGTACTCTTGTCGGTCCCCTCGTCTTCGTTTTGCCGCCACTGATGTACTCGAAAGCTCGAGCCCTTTGCAGCGCGAGTCTTCGTCGAACTTCTGCGCCAGAGTATCTTTGCTCAGGACCCGAGAGACGAGCCGGACTTGCTGCTCGTGAACTTTTCGCTGATCCGCGGGTTCATTCTAG ATCCACGCATTTCGGCTTCCGCTACGGCGACGAGGACAAAAATGACGGCTATTATTTCACCTACTATGAAGACGAAGATCAAGTGGAGGTGAACCCGTACACCGAGAGTGTGGAGTGTGTATTCAATGACGATAGCGGTGCGAGAAAAAAGCAGAGTGATGACCTGGAACTATCCAGAAGCGGAAGTCTACCCGTTATGGCCGATGCCAGTCGACCGTCTGTCAGACCGCCAAG AAGACAAGAGGCGTTGCAGAATCCGAATGCGAATAGACCCAGAAACTTTTGTACAAAGCAAAGAATTATTGATTGGTTTGGATACTGTGTAGCATTTACAGGAATATTGATCACCGTCTCGTCAACTTACATAAACATCAGGAATACGATAAGATATGTTCAATTTATACCTCCGTGTATCGTCAATGCGACAGCCAACATTCCAGAATTGGGTTGA
- the LOC100116807 gene encoding amino acid transporter AVT1B isoform X2 — MGCDITRLDCLRGRCTELIGLFPLLYVSASYNLQLFGLKVSQMQFNLSFCYWLLVVGVLLCPVMWLGSPRDMKWVVTISVCAVSATAVLIWWSIVHDQEPMNYSPVPTSPSWDTFISGYGMLAFQFDVHPTIMTVQVDMKKPKDINKAVIFSFMISGTLFAVTAGLAVWRYGGNTSTNILQVMPPGIMVQTAILISAVQLCLSSAIGHSALFQHLEDQLRVDSSFSWKRCATRSAIVFLGVALGESVPRFDIVMSLIGGTLVGPLVFVLPPLMYSKARALCSASLRRTSAPEYLCSGPERRAGLAARELFADPRVHSRSTHFGFRYGDEDKNDGYYFTYYEDEDQVEVNPYTESVECVFNDDSGARKKQSDDLELSRSGSLPVMADASRPSVRPPRRQEALQNPNANRPRNFCTKQRIIDWFGYCVAFTGILITVSSTYINIRNTIRYVQFIPPCIVNATANIPELG; from the exons ATGGGTTGCGATATTACTAGACTTGACTGTCTTCGCGGGCGGTGTACCGAACTTATTG GATTGTTCCCTTTGCTATATGTCTCAGCGTCGTATAATTTGCAACTCTTCGGCCTGAAAGTATCGCAGATGCAATTCAATCTCTCCTTCTGCTACTGGCTGCTGGTGGTCGGGGTTCTGTTATGCCCAGTCATGTGGCTCGGAAGTCCACGAGACATGAA GTGGGTAGTGACGATTTCTGTCTGCGCTGTCTCCGCTACTGCTGTGCTCATTTGGTGGTCCATCGTACACGACCAAGAGCCGATGAATTACTCGCCGGTTCCGACCTCACCGTCGTGGGACACCTTCATTTCTGG GTACGGCATGTTGGCGTTCCAATTCGACGTTCACCCAACCATCATGACGGTTCAAGTGGACATGAAGAAGCCCAAAGACATCAATAAGGCCGTCATTTTCTCCTTCATGA TCAGCGGCACACTGTTCGCGGTGACGGCAGGCTTAGCCGTCTGGCGATACGGCGGCAATACGAGCACCAACATTCTCCAGGTGATGCCTCCGGGTATTATGGTCCAGACGGCCATCCTCATATCTGCGGTGCAGCTCTGCTTGTCCAGTGCCATCGGACACTCGGCGCTTTTCCAGCATCTCGAAGATCAGCTTCGAGTTGACTCTT CGTTCTCCTGGAAGCGATGCGCCACGCGTTCGGCAATCGTGTTTTTGGGGGTAGCATTGGGCGAGTCAGTGCCGCGTTTCGACATCGTAATGTCGCTTATCGGCGGTACTCTTGTCGGTCCCCTCGTCTTCGTTTTGCCGCCACTGATGTACTCGAAAGCTCGAGCCCTTTGCAGCGCGAGTCTTCGTCGAACTTCTGCGCCAGAGTATCTTTGCTCAGGACCCGAGAGACGAGCCGGACTTGCTGCTCGTGAACTTTTCGCTGATCCGCGGGTTCATTCTAG ATCCACGCATTTCGGCTTCCGCTACGGCGACGAGGACAAAAATGACGGCTATTATTTCACCTACTATGAAGACGAAGATCAAGTGGAGGTGAACCCGTACACCGAGAGTGTGGAGTGTGTATTCAATGACGATAGCGGTGCGAGAAAAAAGCAGAGTGATGACCTGGAACTATCCAGAAGCGGAAGTCTACCCGTTATGGCCGATGCCAGTCGACCGTCTGTCAGACCGCCAAG AAGACAAGAGGCGTTGCAGAATCCGAATGCGAATAGACCCAGAAACTTTTGTACAAAGCAAAGAATTATTGATTGGTTTGGATACTGTGTAGCATTTACAGGAATATTGATCACCGTCTCGTCAACTTACATAAACATCAGGAATACGATAAGATATGTTCAATTTATACCTCCGTGTATCGTCAATGCGACAGCCAACATTCCAGAATTGGGTTGA
- the LOC100116807 gene encoding uncharacterized protein LOC100116807 isoform X3 → MGCDITRLDCLRGRCTELIASYNLQLFGLKVSQMQFNLSFCYWLLVVGVLLCPVMWLGSPRDMKWVVTISVCAVSATAVLIWWSIVHDQEPMNYSPVPTSPSWDTFISGYGMLAFQFDVHPTIMTVQVDMKKPKDINKAVIFSFMISGTLFAVTAGLAVWRYGGNTSTNILQVMPPGIMVQTAILISAVQLCLSSAIGHSALFQHLEDQLRVDSSFSWKRCATRSAIVFLGVALGESVPRFDIVMSLIGGTLVGPLVFVLPPLMYSKARALCSASLRRTSAPEYLCSGPERRAGLAARELFADPRVHSRSTHFGFRYGDEDKNDGYYFTYYEDEDQVEVNPYTESVECVFNDDSGARKKQSDDLELSRSGSLPVMADASRPSVRPPRRQEALQNPNANRPRNFCTKQRIIDWFGYCVAFTGILITVSSTYINIRNTIRYVQFIPPCIVNATANIPELG, encoded by the exons ATGGGTTGCGATATTACTAGACTTGACTGTCTTCGCGGGCGGTGTACCGAACTTATTG CGTCGTATAATTTGCAACTCTTCGGCCTGAAAGTATCGCAGATGCAATTCAATCTCTCCTTCTGCTACTGGCTGCTGGTGGTCGGGGTTCTGTTATGCCCAGTCATGTGGCTCGGAAGTCCACGAGACATGAA GTGGGTAGTGACGATTTCTGTCTGCGCTGTCTCCGCTACTGCTGTGCTCATTTGGTGGTCCATCGTACACGACCAAGAGCCGATGAATTACTCGCCGGTTCCGACCTCACCGTCGTGGGACACCTTCATTTCTGG GTACGGCATGTTGGCGTTCCAATTCGACGTTCACCCAACCATCATGACGGTTCAAGTGGACATGAAGAAGCCCAAAGACATCAATAAGGCCGTCATTTTCTCCTTCATGA TCAGCGGCACACTGTTCGCGGTGACGGCAGGCTTAGCCGTCTGGCGATACGGCGGCAATACGAGCACCAACATTCTCCAGGTGATGCCTCCGGGTATTATGGTCCAGACGGCCATCCTCATATCTGCGGTGCAGCTCTGCTTGTCCAGTGCCATCGGACACTCGGCGCTTTTCCAGCATCTCGAAGATCAGCTTCGAGTTGACTCTT CGTTCTCCTGGAAGCGATGCGCCACGCGTTCGGCAATCGTGTTTTTGGGGGTAGCATTGGGCGAGTCAGTGCCGCGTTTCGACATCGTAATGTCGCTTATCGGCGGTACTCTTGTCGGTCCCCTCGTCTTCGTTTTGCCGCCACTGATGTACTCGAAAGCTCGAGCCCTTTGCAGCGCGAGTCTTCGTCGAACTTCTGCGCCAGAGTATCTTTGCTCAGGACCCGAGAGACGAGCCGGACTTGCTGCTCGTGAACTTTTCGCTGATCCGCGGGTTCATTCTAG ATCCACGCATTTCGGCTTCCGCTACGGCGACGAGGACAAAAATGACGGCTATTATTTCACCTACTATGAAGACGAAGATCAAGTGGAGGTGAACCCGTACACCGAGAGTGTGGAGTGTGTATTCAATGACGATAGCGGTGCGAGAAAAAAGCAGAGTGATGACCTGGAACTATCCAGAAGCGGAAGTCTACCCGTTATGGCCGATGCCAGTCGACCGTCTGTCAGACCGCCAAG AAGACAAGAGGCGTTGCAGAATCCGAATGCGAATAGACCCAGAAACTTTTGTACAAAGCAAAGAATTATTGATTGGTTTGGATACTGTGTAGCATTTACAGGAATATTGATCACCGTCTCGTCAACTTACATAAACATCAGGAATACGATAAGATATGTTCAATTTATACCTCCGTGTATCGTCAATGCGACAGCCAACATTCCAGAATTGGGTTGA